A genomic region of Nakaseomyces glabratus chromosome C, complete sequence contains the following coding sequences:
- the GPI18 gene encoding GPI-anchor transamidase GPI18 (CAGL0C04235g~Ortholog(s) have dolichyl-phosphate-mannose-glycolipid alpha-mannosyltransferase activity and role in GPI anchor biosynthetic process), with translation MHSLVKPVLFFVVVRIVQYAIISLSPNKQFDLSTNLLLAKYCSEQETQQFWHRHLFNKLLSWDSVFFIKTAMTMDGYPEYEHEWAFSVIWSSLIRSVSPSNNFYTVLKTAVILENLIYFMAMITLFYLTRITFGKLDKSKTHLSDKLATFTAILFSCNSGSGFFTGPYSEPLSFLFSFLGILAREFSVTPIIPYGLEFKSSKIFYYTIVSSFCFTIATLNRSNCILLGFYYVFDSIYLIRRQKYKKALLFPVLAGCIVALFFVRQQFYIPYKNFCELRGEWCNESLINFKPLHFLTRKSLYSYIQSEHWNLGLFNYWTPNNIPNFLFGLPTFVILFSSTFYFSRVYPNYKLKPLIFITRAFTIIILLFAHVQIINRISTFIPLHLWYISDRFVKFEANKKMTGDDWIVKGYIYWLIFWVPIQTSLFVFFLPPA, from the coding sequence ATGCACTCATTAGTGAAACCTGTgctattttttgttgttgtgcGAATTGTTCAATATGCAATAATCTCGTTATCCCCCAACAAGCAATTTGATCTCTCCACTAATCTGCTACTTGCTAAATATTGTTCGGAGCAGGAGACACAACAATTCTGGCACAGGCATCTATTTAACAAGTTACTATCATGGGATTCTgtatttttcattaaaacAGCTATGACTATGGATGGATATCCCGAATATGAACATGAGTGGGCTTTTTCAGTAATATGGTCCAGCCTTATTAGATCCGTCAGCCCATCAAACAATTTTTATACAGTTCTAAAGACGGCAGTGATACTGGAGAACCTGATTTATTTCATGGCGATGATTACACTGTTTTATTTAACCAGAATCACATTTGGAAAGCTAGACAAATCCAAGACGCATTTAAGTGACAAGCTTGCAACATTTACAGCAATTTTATTCTCTTGCAATAGTGGATCTGGTTTCTTTACTGGTCCCTATTCGGAACCATTATCCTTTCTATTCAGCTTTTTAGGTATACTGGCAAGGGAATTTTCAGTGACACCAATAATTCCATATGGGTTAGAATTTAAAAGCTCAAAAATCTTTTACTATACTATAGTTTCATCGTTTTGCTTTACAATTGCAACGTTAAACAGATCAAACTGTATCTTGTTGGGATTTTATTACGTTTTTGATTCCATTTACCTAATTAGAAGGcagaaatacaaaaaagCGCTGTTATTTCCTGTTCTAGCTGGTTGTATAGTAGCCCTCTTTTTTGTCAGACAGCAATTTTATATCCCATACAAAAACTTCTGCGAATTGAGAGGCGAATGGTGCAATGAATCGTTGATCAATTTTAAACCTTTACATTTCTTGACGAGAAAGAGTTTGTACTCTTATATTCAAAGTGAGCACTGGAACTTAGGGTTGTTCAACTACTGGACTCCAAACAACATACCTAATTTCCTATTTGGTTTGCCAACCTTCGTGATTCTTTTCTCCTCAACATTCTACTTCTCTAGAGTATATCCAAACTATAAATTAAAACCACTTATCTTTATCACGAGGGCTTTTACAATTATAATATTGCTGTTTGCACATGTTCAGATTATTAACCGTATTTCAACATTTATACCTTTACACCTGTGGTATATATCTGACAGATTTGTCAAATTTGAagcaaacaaaaaaatgacAGGTGATGACTGGATTGTCAAGGGCTATATATATTGGCTAATTTTTTGGGTACCCATTCAAACATCTCTCTTcgtattttttttacccCCAGCATAA
- the YRB1 gene encoding Ran GTPase-binding protein YRB1 (CAGL0C04301g~Ortholog(s) have GTPase activator activity and cytosol localization), which produces MSDKSATEQKPPSSSVFSMFGGKKAEEPKKEEAVEKKEEEEKKEEKKDDEEEPESPEVHFEPIVHLEKVDVKTNEENEDVLFKVRAKLFRFDADAKEWKERGTGDCKFLQNKETKKVRLLMRRDKTLKVCANHLIAPEYVLKPNVGSDRSWVYACTADIAEGEAEAFTFAIRFGNKENADKFKEEFEKAQEINKK; this is translated from the coding sequence ATGTCTGACAAGAGCGCCACTGAGCAAAAGCCACCTTCTTCCTCTGTTTTCTCCATGTTTGGAGGTAAGAAAGCTGAAGAGCcaaagaaggaagaagcagtagagaagaaagaggaggaggagaagaaagaggagaagaaagatgaCGAGGAGGAGCCAGAATCCCCAGAAGTCCACTTCGAACCTATTGTCCACTTGGAAAAAGTTGATGTGAAGACCAACGAGGAGAACGAAGATGTCTTGTTCAAAGTTAGAGCCAAGCTTTTCAGATTCGATGCTGATGCCAAGGAATGGAAAGAAAGAGGTACTGGTGACTGTAAATTCCTGCAAAACAAGGAGACCAAGAAGGTCAGACTATTAATGAGAAGAGACAAAACCTTGAAGGTCTGTGCAAACCACTTGATTGCTCCAGAATACGTCCTAAAGCCAAATGTTGGTTCTGATAGATCTTGGGTTTACGCTTGTACAGCAGACATTGCTGAGGGTGAAGCCGAAGCTTTCACTTTTGCTATCAGATTCGgtaacaaagaaaatgctGACAAGTTCAAGGAAGAATTCGAAAAGGCTCAAGAAAtcaacaagaaataa
- the RER2 gene encoding ditrans,polycis-polyprenyl diphosphate synthase (CAGL0C04279g~Ortholog(s) have dehydrodolichyl diphosphate synthase activity and role in ER to Golgi vesicle-mediated transport, dolichol biosynthetic process, protein glycosylation), whose amino-acid sequence MAEDGYNYMAVLAKNLISRTLSVSNCVPRHIGFIMDGNRRYAKKKQMESKEGHEAGFRSMSKILELCYEAGVDTATVFAFSIENFKRSAYEVDAIMSLARERIRQIREHGELAQKYGVRIRVIGDISLLDKDLLKEIKNTMELTRNNTRATLNICMPYTGREEIYHSMKTVLDDDSYSSKNISEEIIDEHLYTAGQPPLDLLIRTSGVTRLSDFMLWQTCSNDVMIEFIDCLWPEFGPFRMAWILLKFAFHKNFSSGRKPSEDDEFENKNKKAD is encoded by the coding sequence ATGGCGGAAGATGGCTATAACTATATGGCAGTGCTAGCCAAAAACTTAATCTCGAGAACACTGAGTGTGTCCAATTGTGTTCCGCGACACATTGGTTTTATCATGGATGGTAACAGAAGATATGCCAAGAAAAAGCAAATGGAAAGTAAAGAGGGTCACGAAGCAGGTTTCAGAAGTATGAGTAAGATCCTGGAGCTATGTTACGAGGCTGGAGTAGATACAGCAACAGTATTTGCGTTCTCGATtgaaaacttcaaaagaagTGCATACGAAGTTGACGCCATTATGAGCCTTGCACGGGAACGGATACGACAAATAAGAGAGCATGGTGAACTGGCACAAAAGTATGGTGTCAGGATCAGAGTTATTGGCGATATATCGTTACTGGATAAAGATCTGTTGAaggaaatcaaaaatacaatggAACTAACTAGAAACAATACCCGTGCTACACTAAATATATGTATGCCATACACAGGGCGTGAAGAAATTTATCACTCTATGAAGACAGTTTTGGATGATGATTCGTATTCTAGCAAAAACATATCTGAAgaaattattgatgaaCATCTGTATACTGCTGGCCAGCCTCCATTGGACTTACTAATTAGAACTAGTGGTGTAACTAGGCTAAGTGACTTTATGCTATGGCAAACATGCAGTAATGATGTGATGATCGAGTTTATCGATTGTCTATGGCCAGAATTTGGCCCTTTTAGGATGGCGTGGATCCTTTTGAAGTTTGCTTTCCATAAAAACTTTTCTAGTGGAAGGAAACCttctgaagatgatgagTTCGAGaataagaataagaaaGCGGATTAG
- the DSF2 gene encoding Dsf2p (CAGL0C04169g~Ortholog(s) have cellular bud tip localization): protein MPLLSGKPSPLERVGGDYFKESFRLSNHSALSLESTQTAERLLDRLELSDGDEQLIKQAMEADDKVRVENTQSGPVVCLPANAFPSLRSSRIHQRHGSESTMRDTLGLEKASMSASVGEPLRGNTCATAVERHIPEHYRYSYIVEEDTDIESLLSMSTTENTSTEQQKNRHHFHNLMAKTNDTKYHFPRKETALRTESNNVRSNAREKEKNALNFERYRIDNSTLMTDFPHLANKQRKLHYYHELLAKPQNGVRNDKDRQKSNDSQQSIEGKHQDSSNLYKPKTSSSGESMLSDRRDKYPPTPKKSSSNSTLDLSMDTELSQPPTPSYKDHQKKSSLSSLKSFFKSPKSYKSKNRSEDKLDATSTNPKSKKFSHMSSNDSLTKSFKIYPSSRPSKKEEYTYPNKTQKDYISTPIRKPSHNRSYSDYSTIKSLQKGMTDADNSLKTLRLQNLLGKPPMRQLTHRRAKSDDFLSITSHSDSTVNENLHTYASSYAQYDRLTSSHNLDQASALINEALSLRSQEKYYEASKKLQQACIEGSKTAYLLYGIALRKGEGVKCNYTESLRYLNRATGIHNCNEFVMRCNIDPLTLEKSGSIPIIPPQPLAPALYECGLSYLKGYGVPSANSPLGLKYLEYAGSLGHVDAMCLSGIILSKNKDKSPEDVIRAASWFRIAEKRGANLIGSEWIHKQDYQM from the coding sequence ATGCCTTTGTTATCAGGGAAGCCGTCCCCGCTGGAACGGGTTGGCGGAGACTATTTCAAGGAGTCATTTCGGTTGTCTAATCATAGCGCGTTGTCGCTGGAGTCTACGCAGACTGCTGAGCGGTTGCTTGACAGGCTGGAGCTGAGCGATGGCGACGAGCAGTTGATCAAGCAGGCGATGGAGGCAGATGATAAGGTGCGTGTGGAGAATACGCAGAGTGGTCCCGTGGTGTGTCTGCCTGCTAACGCGTTTCCCTCGCTGCGCAGCAGCCGGATACACCAGCGGCACGGCAGCGAGAGCACAATGAGAGATACTCTGGGGCTCGAAAAGGCATCCATGTCTGCATCGGTGGGTGAACCGCTGCGTGGAAATACCTGCGCGACTGCTGTGGAAAGACATATCCCAGAACACTATAGGTACTCCTACATTGTGGAAGAAGATACGGATATCGAGTCTCTATTGAGCATGAGTACCACAGAGAATACTTCTACGGAGCAACAGAAGAATAGACATCATTTTCACAACTTGATGGCTAAGACAAACGACACTAAGTACCATTTcccaagaaaagaaactgcACTGAGAACCGAATCGAACAATGTAAGGTCTAACGcgagagagaaagagaagaatgCGCTCAATTTCGAAAGATACAGGATAGATAACTCAACATTAATGACCGACTTCCCACATCTCGCGAATAAACAACGAAAACTACACTATTACCATGAACTGTTAGCTAAACCCCAGAATGGTGTCAGGAATGATAAGGACAGACAGAAGAGTAATGACAGTCAGCAATCAATTGAGGGAAAACATCAGGATTCGTCGAACCTGTACAAACCAAAGACTTCGTCATCCGGTGAGAGCATGTTATCTGACAGAAGAGACAAGTACCCTCCTACGCCCAAGAAGTCTAGTTCGAACTCCACTCTAGATTTGTCAATGGATACTGAGTTGAGTCAACCTCCAACACCTTCATACAAGGACCACCAGAAAAAATCTTCACTATCCTCATTAAAGAGTTTCTTCAAGTCTCCCAAATCGTATAAGAGCAAAAATCGTTCAGAAGATAAACTGGATGCCACATCAACAAATCCAAAAAGTAAAAAGTTTAGCCACATGTCTTCCAATGATAGTCTCACAAAAAGCTTCAAAATTTATCCTTCATCAAGACCTTCGAAGAAAGAGGAATATACGTATCCAAATAAGACTCAAAAGGACTACATTAGCACCCCAATTAGGAAACCTTCACATAACCGATCATATTCAGATTATAGCACAATCAAATCTTTACAAAAAGGAATGACTGATGCAGATAATAGTTTAAAAACATTAAGATTGCAAAACTTATTAGGGAAACCACCAATGAGACAGTTGACTCACAGAAGAGCTAAATCAGATGATTTTTTATCCATTACAAGTCATTCAGACAGTACTGTTAACGAAAATTTGCACACTTATGCTTCTAGTTATGCTCAATATGACAGGTTAACCAGCTCACACAACTTGGATCAAGCTTCAGCGTTGATTAACGAGGCTCTCTCACTAAGATCACAAGAGAAGTATTATGAAGCATCCAAAAAACTTCAACAAGCTTGTATTGAAGGTAGTAAGACTgcttatttattatatggCATAGCATTGAGAAAAGGTGAAGGGGTCAAATGTAATTATACGGAATCATTACGATATTTAAATAGAGCAACAGGAATTCATAATTGTAATGAATTCGTAATGCGTTGCAATATTGATCCACTAACCTTAGAGAAAAGTGGATCTATACCTATCATCCCTCCACAACCCCTAGCCCCAGCATTATATGAATGCGGTCTATCATATTTGAAAGGTTATGGCGTACCGTCTGCTAACAGTCCTTTAGGTTTAAAATATCTAGAATATGCAGGCTCTTTGGGACACGTAGATGCTATGTGCTTAAGTGGCAtaattttatcaaaaaataaagataagaGCCCGGAAGATGTCATTAGAGCTGCTAGCTGGTTTAGGATTGCTGAAAAGAGAGGTGCCAACCTTATCGGTTCAGAATGGATACATAAACAAGATTATCAAATGTAG
- the UGA2 gene encoding succinate-semialdehyde dehydrogenase (NAD(P)(+)) (CAGL0C04191g~Ortholog(s) have succinate-semialdehyde dehydrogenase [NAD(P)+] activity and role in cellular response to oxidative stress, gamma-aminobutyric acid catabolic process, glutamate decarboxylation to succinate), translated as MKPELKNPDLIKGLGYINGEWVKDSNEFFEVDDPSTGEIIAKLPEHDIAVVDRAVDAAYDAFQKYKNTLPRQRATWLRNLFNLMTENAEDLAKIITWENGKSLPDSRAEIKYAASYYEWYAEEAPRIYGATIQPSIPNNRVITKRQPVGVCGIICPWNFPSAMITRKVGAALAAGCTVVVKPDSHTPLSALAMTVLVEKAGFPKGVFNVVLSQHNTPKLGKRLCEHPKVKKVTFTGSTRIGKTLMEQASSTLKKCSFELGGNAPFIVFDDADLDLAVDQAIASKFRGMGQTCVCTNRFYVQDTIADEFAEKLVTKVKQFKIGDGMKEGVTHGCLTNAKQADKVDEHKKDAIEKGAKVLLEGGRMPDLGKNFYAPVVLKNVPQSAMVAKEETFGPLCPIFTFKTVEEVLGYANDTELGLASYVFTKNVNTLFTVSEALEAGMVSCNTGLFSDSSVPFGGVKESGFGREGSLYGIDDYTTVKSIIIGNLPDSL; from the coding sequence ATGAAAccagaattgaaaaatccAGACCTAATCAAAGGCCTCGGTTACATTAACGGTGAATGGGTAAAGGATAGTAATGAATTCTTTGAAGTTGATGATCCATCCACTGGTGAGATCATTGCTAAATTGCCAGAACATGATATTGCAGTTGTAGATAGAGCTGTCGATGCCGCATATGATGCCTTTCAGAAGTACAAGAACACTCTACCCAGACAGCGTGCTACTTGGCTAAGAAACTTATTCAATTTAATGACTGAAAATGCTGAGGATCTAGCTAAGATTATTACTTGGGAAAACGGTAAGTCACTTCCTGATTCCCGCGCTGAAATTAAGTACGCTGCTTCTTATTACGAGTGGTACGCAGAAGAGGCTCCTAGAATATATGGGGCAACTATTCAACCTTCAATCCCAAATAATAGAGTTATTACCAAAAGGCAACCAGTTGGAGTTTGTGGTATAATTTGTCCTTGGAATTTCCCAAGTGCCATGATTACGAGAAAAGTTGGTGCTGCTCTAGCTGCTGGCTGTACTGTTGTTGTTAAACCTGATTCACACACACCACTTTCCGCTCTTGCAATGACAGTATTGGTTGAAAAGGCCGGATTCCCTAAAGGAGTATTCAATGTTGTTTTATCTCAACACAATACCCCAAAATTGGGGAAAAGATTATGTGAGCATCCTAAGGTTAAAAAGGTGACCTTTACTGGTTCGACTAGAATCGGTAAAACATTAATGGAGCAAGCCTCTTCAACCTTGAAAAAGTGCTCCTTTGAGCTAGGGGGTAACGCACcttttatagtttttgATGATGCTGACCTCGACTTGGCGGTTGATCAAGCAATTGCATCAAAGTTCAGGGGTATGGGTCAAACTTGTGTTTGTACTAACAGGTTTTATGTTCAGGATACAATAGCTGACGAATTTGCCGAGAAGTTGGTTACTAAAGTTAAACAGTTTAAGATAGGAGATGGTATGAAGGAAGGTGTTACTCATGGCTGTTTAACTAATGCAAAGCAAGCTGATAAAGTCGACGAACACAAAAAGGAtgcaattgaaaaaggaGCTAAGGTTTTGCTCGAGGGAGGTCGTATGCCAGATTTAGGTAAGAACTTCTACGCTCCCGTGGTGTTAAAGAATGTCCCACAATCAGCTATGGTGGCTAAGGAAGAAACTTTTGGTCCTTTGTGTCCAATCTTTACATTTAAAACCgttgaagaagttcttgGTTATGCTAACGATACTGAATTAGGACTTGCTTCATACGTTTTTACTAAGAATGTCAATACGTTATTCACCGTTAGTGAAGCTCTTGAAGCAGGTATGGTTTCATGTAATACAGGATTGTTTTCTGACAGCTCAGTTCCATTCGGTGGTGTTAAAGAATCAGGGTTTGGTAGAGAGGGTTCACTTTATGGTATTGACGATTATACTACGGTTAAAAGTATAATAATTGGAAATTTACCAGATAGTTTATAG
- the COQ1 gene encoding trans-hexaprenyltranstransferase (CAGL0C04257g~Ortholog(s) have di-trans,poly-cis-decaprenylcistransferase activity, trans-hexaprenyltranstransferase activity and role in farnesyl diphosphate biosynthetic process, mevalonate pathway, ubiquinone biosynthetic process) encodes MFASTTRCVTLKCRTVRYKSSFAVALETASKLVSPRLLWNNPISLVSNEMNTLAKNIMALIGSGHPTLNRVTSYYFETEGKKVRPLLVLLLSRALSEIPLKERDNIPIDTTDVPEDPMYSKLSSNSSLFDVPVKSISPLHILHGIKPLNPLTKGPEPITQPEFDQERGILPKQRRLAEIVEMIHTASLLHDDVIDYSDTRRGRPSGNVAFSNKMAVLAGDFLLGRATVAISRLKNPEVVELMSNSIANLVEGEFMQLKNMAVEDQPLVGSKNDKILPPPSKKLELKEHDYRVATPEATGSFSHEEVINIAFEYYLHKTYLKTAALISKSSRAAAILSGARDPVIEECYSFGRNIGICFQLVDDLLDFSVSAKDLGKPAGADLKLGIATAPVLFAWKEDPSLGPLIKRNFSEPGDVEKTVKSVQDHDGVGKTMEFAKEYRNKALQNLKNALPESDCRSALEFLTNSIVTRKK; translated from the coding sequence ATGTTTGCAAGTACTACAAGATGTGTGACGTTGAAGTGTCGCACCGTGAGATATAAGTCCTCATTTGCGGTTGCGCTAGAGACTGCAAGTAAGCTTGTATCGCCGAGACTATTATGGAACAATCCTATCTCTTTGGTATCTAATGAGATGAACACACTAGCTAAGAACATTATGGCCTTAATAGGTTCTGGCCACCCAACCCTTAATCGTGTTACTAGTTACTATTTCGAAACTGAAGGCAAGAAAGTAAGACCCTtgcttgttcttcttctgtctCGTGCTTTATCAGAGATACCACttaaagaaagagataATATACCAATAGATACCACAGATGTCCCAGAAGATCCAATGTATTCCAAGCTCTCATCTAATTCGTCCCTCTTTGATGTCCCCGTTAAAAGTATCTCTCCGTTACATATACTTCATGGAATTAAACCTTTGAATCCATTAACTAAAGGACCTGAACCGATAACACAACCTGAATTTGATCAGGAAAGAGGAATTTTACCTAAGCAAAGGAGATTGGCAGAAATTGTAGAAATGATTCACACGGCATCTTTACTACACGATGATGTTATAGACTACTCAGATACTAGAAGAGGAAGACCTAGTGGTAACGTCGCTTTCTCAAACAAGATGGCTGTTTTAGCTGGTGATTTCCTTTTGGGTAGAGCTACGGTGGCTATCTCAAGGCTTAAAAATCCTGAAGTTGTTGAACTAATGTCAAACAGTATCGCAAACTTGGTAGAGGGTGAATTTATGCAACTGAAGAATATGGCAGTTGAAGACCAACCTTTAGTGGGTAGTAAAAATGATAAGATCCTGCCTCCACCTAGTAAAAAACTCGAACTGAAAGAGCATGATTATAGGGTAGCAACACCAGAAGCAACTGGTTCTTTTTCACATGAGGAAGTGATTAATATTGCTTTTGAGTACTACCTACACAAAACCTACTTGAAAACAGCTGCACTAATATCTAAATCCTCTCGTGCAGCAGCGATATTATCTGGAGCCAGAGATCCAGTGATAGAAGAATGTTACAGTTTTGGAAGAAATATTGGTATTTGCTTTCAACTTGTTGATGATTTATTAgatttttctgtttctgcAAAAGACTTGGGTAAACCAGCAGGTGCAGACCTAAAGTTAGGAATTGCAACTGCTCCAGTGCTATTTGCTTGGAAAGAAGACCCATCACTTGGACCACTCATTAAGAGAAATTTTTCTGAACCTGGTGATGTAGAAAAGACTGTTAAGTCGGTTCAAGATCACGATGGTGTAGGTAAAACCATGGAATTTGCCAAAGAATACAGAAATAAGGCTCTCcagaatttgaagaatgcCCTTCCAGAATCAGATTGTAGGTCAGCATTGGAATTTTTGACCAACAGTATTGtgacaagaaagaaatag
- a CDS encoding uncharacterized protein (CAGL0C04213g~Ortholog(s) have role in chitin localization, vesicle-mediated transport and integral component of endoplasmic reticulum membrane localization), which produces MLIKRGHQQLCDALFGAESKGLGGNSSDMSNITLAEENIIVAQEPEKLIISNSGLMFLNASTDCYQLGTCEDRKYPKQNIELSKPITWVKISGTFAGILLLGFIIALAIKLNMERQRIKHFRGSGDISIITRDDPESLPLRERYRESMENQPVPQYTRTAGENSNDLGYYDSNGMFHFKQGRQNRPDDSIPGILRRNIAIPNYGPLNDNEVEVYLHAPPPTYQPTYQLSSV; this is translated from the coding sequence ATGCTTATTAAAAGGGGGCATCAACAATTGTGTGATGCTCTTTTCGGTGCAGAGTCCAAAGGCTTAGGCGGTAATAGTAGCGATATGAGTAATATAACTCTCGCTGAAGAAAACATAATAGTAGCACAGGAGCCCgagaaattaataatttctaATAGTGGTCTCATGTTTCTTAATGCAAGCACAGATTGTTACCAATTAGGTACTTGTGAGGACAGAAAATatccaaaacaaaatattgagCTGAGTAAACCAATTACATGGGTCAAAATTTCAGGTACTTTTGCGggaatattattattaggGTTCATTATTGCTCTAGCcataaaattaaatatggAAAGGCAGAGAATAAAGCATTTCAGAGGGTCAGGTGATATATCTATTATTACTAGAGATGATCCTGAAAGCTTACCTCTAAGAGAAAGATACAGAGAATCTATGGAAAACCAACCTGTTCCTCAATACACCAGAACTGCCGGCGAAAACTCCAACGATTTGGGGTACTATGACAGTAATGGTATGTTCCACTTTAAGCAAGGTAGACAAAATAGGCCTGACGATAGCATACCAGGTATTCTCAGAAGGAACATAGCCATACCAAATTACGGTCCACTGAATGACAATGAAGTGGAAGTATATCTACATGCACCGCCACCAACTTATCAACCAACTTATCAGTTAAGTAGCGTTTAG